The following coding sequences lie in one Oceanicola sp. 502str15 genomic window:
- a CDS encoding DUF1028 domain-containing protein yields MTFSILVHDAQTNAIAGAAATGSLCVGGWVLRGRWGAGMSASQGAAPSTIWGESVLDEMQGGAGAAEAVREITGADPGREWRQLAALGMGGEGACFTGNQNTALTAHHVFAGGVASGNMLGSKAVPEAMARSYLEAEGNLPERLMAALWGAAEEGSDKRGLLSAALLVLRSDAPPLTLRIDHSDTPLEALGDLLHRATSGDYGDWARQVPTLAAPHRVLDAELTGTLVPEPEE; encoded by the coding sequence ATGACCTTCTCGATTCTTGTGCACGATGCTCAAACAAACGCCATTGCCGGTGCGGCAGCTACCGGAAGCCTCTGCGTGGGCGGTTGGGTTCTGCGGGGGCGATGGGGTGCGGGGATGAGTGCGAGCCAGGGCGCGGCGCCCTCGACGATCTGGGGCGAGTCGGTGCTCGACGAGATGCAGGGCGGTGCGGGTGCGGCGGAGGCTGTGCGCGAGATCACGGGCGCCGATCCGGGGCGCGAGTGGCGCCAGCTTGCGGCGCTGGGCATGGGCGGCGAGGGGGCCTGTTTCACCGGCAATCAGAACACGGCGCTGACGGCGCATCATGTTTTTGCCGGGGGTGTGGCCTCGGGCAACATGCTGGGCAGTAAGGCGGTGCCGGAGGCGATGGCACGGAGCTACCTCGAAGCAGAGGGCAACCTGCCGGAGCGGCTGATGGCCGCGCTGTGGGGCGCGGCGGAGGAGGGCAGCGACAAGCGCGGGCTTCTGTCGGCGGCGCTGCTGGTGTTGCGGTCGGATGCGCCGCCGCTGACGCTGCGGATAGATCACTCGGACACGCCGCTGGAGGCGCTGGGCGATCTGCTGCACCGGGCGACGAGTGGCGATTATGGCGACTGGGCGCGGCAGGTGCCGACCCTTGCGGCGCCCCATCGGGTGCTGGATGCGGAGCTGACCGGAACGCTGGTACCGGAGCCCGAGGAGTGA
- a CDS encoding ABC transporter substrate-binding protein: MTLFNWTRRAVIAAGAALALAPLAASAQTPEGVLIVGQVAEPKSLDPAAVTAVNDFRILVNLYEGLTRYKPGTLEVAPGLAESWEVSEDGTEYTFKLRSGVTFHDGTPFNAEAVKFNFDRMLKEDHPFHNTGPFPLAFFFSSVEETTAVDDTTVKFKLSAPYAPFLSNLAYPTGLMVSPAAVEAGGADFGRAPVGTGPFKFVEWRANEAVVIDKYEDYWGEPAGAQAVVFRPIEDANTRVAEMIAGGIDMMVEVPPTALSQFQGDEFNVVEQAGPHVWFLILNAKEGPMADKKVRQAVNYAINKEAIVNDVLEGTADVAAGPTPPAFAWAYNDELSPYPYDPEKAKALLAEAGAEGASLTFYVTEGGSGMLDPVAMGTAIQADLAAVGLDVKIETYEWNTFLGNVNPGLEGKADMAEMAWMTNDPDTLPYLALRTDAWPDKGGFNSGYYSNPKVDELLESARTAVDQEERAALYKEMQTIVQEDAPWVFIANWKQNAVTNDRVENFSLEPSFLLQLEKVVKK, from the coding sequence ATGACCCTCTTCAACTGGACACGCCGCGCCGTGATCGCAGCCGGGGCCGCGCTTGCGCTCGCGCCGCTGGCCGCCTCAGCGCAAACCCCCGAAGGCGTGCTGATCGTCGGCCAGGTGGCCGAACCCAAGTCGCTCGACCCCGCCGCCGTGACCGCGGTGAACGACTTCCGCATCCTGGTGAACCTCTACGAGGGCCTCACCCGCTACAAACCCGGCACGCTCGAAGTGGCGCCCGGTCTGGCCGAAAGCTGGGAAGTCTCCGAGGACGGCACCGAATATACCTTCAAGCTGCGCTCGGGCGTCACCTTCCACGATGGCACGCCCTTCAACGCCGAGGCGGTGAAGTTCAACTTCGACCGGATGCTCAAGGAAGATCACCCCTTCCACAACACCGGCCCCTTCCCGCTGGCCTTCTTCTTCTCCTCGGTCGAAGAGACCACGGCGGTCGATGACACCACGGTGAAGTTCAAGCTCTCCGCGCCCTACGCGCCTTTCCTGTCCAACCTCGCCTATCCCACCGGCCTCATGGTCTCCCCCGCCGCCGTCGAGGCAGGCGGTGCCGACTTCGGCCGCGCCCCCGTGGGCACCGGCCCCTTCAAGTTCGTCGAATGGCGCGCCAACGAGGCCGTGGTGATCGACAAGTATGAAGACTACTGGGGCGAGCCCGCCGGGGCGCAGGCCGTGGTCTTCCGCCCGATCGAAGATGCCAACACCCGCGTCGCCGAGATGATCGCAGGCGGCATCGACATGATGGTCGAAGTGCCCCCCACCGCGCTCTCCCAGTTCCAGGGTGACGAGTTCAACGTCGTCGAGCAGGCCGGCCCCCACGTCTGGTTCCTGATCCTGAACGCCAAGGAAGGCCCGATGGCCGACAAGAAGGTGCGTCAGGCCGTGAACTACGCGATCAACAAGGAAGCCATCGTCAACGATGTGCTCGAAGGCACCGCCGATGTCGCCGCCGGGCCCACGCCCCCGGCCTTCGCCTGGGCCTACAACGACGAGCTCTCGCCCTACCCCTACGACCCGGAGAAGGCCAAGGCCCTGCTCGCCGAAGCCGGGGCAGAGGGCGCCTCGCTCACCTTCTACGTCACCGAAGGCGGCTCCGGCATGCTCGATCCGGTCGCCATGGGCACCGCGATCCAGGCCGACCTCGCCGCCGTGGGGCTCGACGTGAAGATCGAAACCTACGAGTGGAACACCTTCCTCGGCAACGTGAACCCGGGCCTCGAAGGCAAGGCAGACATGGCCGAAATGGCCTGGATGACCAATGATCCCGACACGCTCCCCTACCTCGCCCTGCGCACCGACGCATGGCCCGACAAGGGCGGCTTCAACTCCGGCTACTACTCCAACCCCAAGGTTGACGAGCTGCTGGAATCCGCCCGCACGGCGGTGGATCAGGAAGAGCGGGCCGCGCTCTACAAGGAGATGCAGACCATCGTGCAGGAAGATGCGCCATGGGTCTTCATCGCCAACTGGAAACAGAACGCCGTCACCAATGACCGTGTCGAAAACTTCTCTCTGGAGCCGTCATTCCTGCTCCAGCTCGAGAAGGTGGTTAAGAAGTAA
- a CDS encoding ABC transporter permease: MGSYILKRLAAAIPVLIGVSVLVFFIMAMIPGDPALAILGAYATPENVAKLNADLGLDKPLVQRYFIWLGNMLTGDFGRSFSQNKPVIDEVMGRFGNTLILAGVAFVLCSILGILAGVVSAARQYGLADKAITFIVLIGISIPSFFLGMILIILFALKLRMFPVSGMYLIYGGGGLGDLLNHLVLPASALAVVATGVIARLSRSAMLEVLRQDYIRTARAKGVGERRVIMGHALKAAMVSIIPVLGIQAGFVVSGAVYIEMVFDWPGIGQMLVTAISQRDVLLVQGGVVVVAACYVLFNIVVDVAQAMLDPRIKT, encoded by the coding sequence ATGGGAAGCTACATCCTCAAACGCCTTGCCGCCGCGATCCCGGTGCTCATCGGCGTCTCAGTGCTGGTGTTCTTCATCATGGCGATGATCCCCGGCGATCCGGCGCTGGCCATTCTTGGGGCCTATGCCACGCCCGAGAACGTCGCCAAGCTCAACGCCGACCTCGGCCTCGATAAGCCTCTGGTGCAGCGGTATTTCATCTGGCTCGGCAACATGCTGACCGGCGATTTCGGCCGCAGCTTCTCGCAGAACAAGCCGGTGATCGACGAGGTGATGGGCCGCTTCGGCAACACCCTCATCCTCGCCGGGGTGGCCTTCGTGCTCTGCTCGATCCTCGGCATCCTCGCCGGCGTGGTCTCGGCGGCGCGCCAGTATGGGCTGGCCGACAAGGCGATCACATTCATCGTGCTCATCGGCATCTCGATCCCCTCCTTCTTTCTGGGGATGATCCTCATCATCCTCTTCGCGCTGAAGCTGCGGATGTTCCCGGTCTCGGGCATGTATCTCATCTACGGCGGCGGTGGTCTGGGCGACCTGCTCAACCACCTCGTCCTCCCCGCCTCCGCGCTCGCCGTCGTCGCCACCGGCGTCATCGCCCGCCTCTCCCGCTCCGCCATGCTGGAAGTGCTGCGGCAGGACTACATCCGCACCGCCCGCGCCAAGGGGGTGGGCGAGCGCCGGGTGATCATGGGCCACGCCCTGAAGGCCGCCATGGTCTCGATCATCCCTGTGCTCGGCATCCAGGCCGGGTTCGTGGTGTCCGGCGCGGTCTATATCGAAATGGTCTTCGACTGGCCTGGCATCGGGCAAATGCTGGTCACGGCGATCTCCCAGCGCGACGTGCTGCTGGTGCAGGGCGGCGTGGTGGTGGTCGCCGCCTGCTACGTGCTCTTCAACATCGTGGTCGACGTGGCCCAGGCGATGCTCGACCCGAGGATCAAGACATGA
- a CDS encoding dipeptide/oligopeptide/nickel ABC transporter permease/ATP-binding protein — MTAFLKLLFRNRLAAMGAVVLSIILLLALAVPILPLADPNITNTADRFAKPFSEGYLLGADHLGRDQLSRLLYGTRTSLAVGAIAAFLAAFFGSAIGILSGYFGGRTDNILMRLIDMLMAFPYILLALAIVAALGTGLINALIAVAAVNIPFFARNIRGITVGLSHREFVDAARLAGKGHIRIILSEVLPNVLPVIVIAMSTTVGWMILETAGLSFLGLGSQPPDSDLGSMLGQARAAFTTHPHTSIIPGVMIFLIVMSVNLLGDGVRDALDPRLRSGALSRPLPVTQVSKSRALPAARAEAPLLDIQELETQFHVGERVYEAVGKVSLSVKPGECLGIIGESGSGKSVTALSVTGLVASPPGVITGGAVRLDGQDLLSTGYEQLRSVRGNRIAYIFQDPLSTLHPLYTVGDQLAEAIRVHDSRVSRSAARARALELMKQVRIPNPESRLGNYPHEMSGGMRQRVGIAMSLANEPDIIIADEPTTALDVTVQAQILALLNDLRRERGLAIIFITHDFGVVAQLCDRVAVMYAGRIVEEGPTQSVLDAPAHPYTKRLIACVPELGGGRRELAAIPGLPPVVNDLPPGCHFAPRCHKAAPECKTGYILLEGTAPRAVRCIYPEETLA; from the coding sequence ATGACCGCCTTCCTCAAGCTCCTCTTCCGCAACCGCCTCGCCGCCATGGGCGCCGTCGTGCTCTCCATCATCCTCCTGCTGGCCCTCGCCGTGCCGATCCTGCCGCTGGCCGACCCCAACATCACCAACACCGCCGACCGCTTCGCCAAGCCCTTCTCCGAGGGCTACCTCCTCGGCGCCGACCACCTGGGCCGCGACCAGCTCTCCCGCCTGCTCTACGGCACCCGCACCTCGCTCGCCGTCGGCGCCATCGCCGCCTTCCTCGCCGCCTTCTTCGGCTCCGCCATCGGCATCCTCTCGGGCTACTTCGGCGGACGGACCGACAACATCCTGATGCGCCTGATCGACATGCTCATGGCCTTCCCCTACATCCTCCTCGCGCTGGCCATCGTCGCAGCACTGGGCACCGGCCTCATCAACGCGCTGATCGCCGTGGCCGCCGTCAACATCCCCTTCTTCGCCCGCAACATCCGCGGCATCACCGTGGGCCTCTCGCACCGCGAGTTCGTCGATGCCGCCCGCCTCGCAGGCAAGGGCCACATCCGGATCATCCTCTCCGAGGTGCTGCCCAACGTGCTGCCGGTCATCGTCATCGCCATGTCCACCACCGTCGGCTGGATGATCCTCGAAACCGCGGGCCTCTCCTTCCTCGGCCTCGGCTCGCAGCCGCCCGACAGCGACCTCGGCTCCATGCTCGGACAGGCCCGCGCCGCCTTCACCACCCATCCGCACACCTCCATCATCCCCGGCGTGATGATCTTTCTGATCGTCATGTCGGTGAACCTGCTCGGCGACGGCGTTCGCGACGCGCTCGACCCGCGCCTGCGCTCCGGCGCCCTCTCCCGGCCCCTCCCGGTCACGCAGGTCTCCAAGTCCCGCGCCCTTCCCGCCGCCCGCGCCGAGGCCCCCCTGCTCGACATTCAGGAGCTTGAAACGCAGTTTCACGTCGGCGAGCGCGTCTATGAGGCGGTCGGCAAGGTCTCGCTCTCGGTCAAACCCGGCGAATGCCTCGGCATCATCGGCGAAAGCGGCTCGGGCAAGAGCGTCACCGCCCTCTCCGTCACCGGCCTCGTCGCCTCGCCTCCCGGAGTCATCACCGGCGGCGCGGTGCGGCTCGACGGGCAGGATCTGCTCTCCACCGGCTACGAACAGCTCCGCTCGGTGCGCGGCAACCGCATCGCCTATATCTTTCAGGACCCCCTCAGCACCCTGCACCCGCTCTACACCGTGGGCGACCAGCTGGCCGAGGCGATCCGGGTGCACGACAGCCGGGTGAGCAGATCGGCGGCCCGCGCCCGGGCGCTGGAACTGATGAAACAGGTCCGCATCCCCAACCCCGAGTCCCGCCTCGGCAACTACCCGCACGAGATGTCGGGCGGCATGCGCCAGCGCGTCGGCATCGCCATGTCGCTGGCCAACGAGCCCGACATCATCATCGCCGACGAGCCCACCACCGCGCTGGACGTGACCGTGCAGGCGCAAATCCTCGCCCTGCTGAACGACCTGCGCCGCGAGCGCGGGCTGGCGATCATCTTCATCACTCACGACTTCGGCGTGGTGGCCCAGCTCTGCGACCGGGTCGCGGTGATGTATGCGGGCCGGATCGTCGAGGAGGGGCCAACCCAATCGGTGCTCGACGCCCCCGCCCACCCCTACACCAAGCGCCTCATCGCCTGCGTGCCCGAACTCGGCGGCGGGCGGCGCGAGCTGGCCGCCATCCCCGGCCTGCCCCCGGTGGTCAACGACCTGCCGCCCGGCTGCCATTTCGCGCCTCGCTGCCACAAGGCCGCGCCAGAATGTAAAACAGGTTACATTCTGCTCGAGGGCACCGCACCCCGCGCCGTCCGCTGCATATACCCCGAGGAGACCCTCGCATGA
- a CDS encoding ABC transporter ATP-binding protein produces the protein MSPSDSAPAPKLALKVDNLSKTFPIGGGLFSKPKAGVRAVRPVSFEVPEGETLGIVGESGCGKSTFARMLVGLLEPTTGTIQIAGKALDNADPAAFGRLIQYMFQDPISSLNPRKTIRQIMEAPLKLLHGMDKPRRDARISEIFASVNLREEFLERYPHEFSGGQAQRIGIARALAASPEIIILDEPVSALDVSVQAQVLNLMAGLKAEFGLTYLFISHDLAVVEAVSDRIMVLYFGAVVEIGRAEDVFRAPKHPYTKLLANSAPVVGRPLTAPESAAAELPDPLNPPPGCPFAGRCPRVTDECRIEEPPLVAMGDDHLAACFHPL, from the coding sequence ATGAGTCCGTCCGATAGCGCCCCCGCCCCAAAGCTCGCCCTCAAGGTCGACAACCTCTCCAAGACCTTCCCCATCGGCGGTGGCCTGTTTTCCAAGCCCAAGGCCGGGGTCCGCGCCGTGCGCCCCGTGTCCTTCGAGGTGCCCGAGGGCGAAACCCTTGGTATCGTCGGAGAGAGCGGCTGCGGCAAATCCACCTTCGCCCGCATGCTCGTCGGCCTGTTGGAGCCGACCACCGGGACGATTCAAATCGCCGGCAAGGCGCTCGACAACGCCGACCCCGCCGCCTTCGGCCGCCTGATCCAGTACATGTTCCAAGACCCGATCTCCTCGCTCAACCCGCGCAAAACGATCCGCCAGATCATGGAGGCCCCCCTCAAGCTCCTGCACGGCATGGACAAGCCCCGGCGCGACGCCCGCATCTCGGAAATCTTCGCCTCGGTGAACCTGCGCGAGGAGTTCCTCGAACGCTATCCGCACGAGTTCTCCGGCGGTCAGGCCCAGCGCATCGGCATCGCCCGCGCGCTGGCGGCGTCGCCCGAAATCATCATCCTCGACGAGCCGGTCTCGGCGCTCGATGTGTCGGTGCAGGCGCAGGTGCTCAACCTCATGGCCGGGCTCAAGGCCGAGTTCGGGCTGACCTACCTCTTCATCTCCCACGATCTCGCCGTGGTCGAGGCGGTGTCTGACCGGATCATGGTGCTCTACTTCGGCGCCGTGGTCGAAATCGGCCGCGCCGAAGATGTCTTCCGCGCGCCCAAACACCCCTATACCAAGCTCCTCGCCAACTCCGCCCCCGTCGTGGGCCGCCCGCTCACCGCCCCCGAATCCGCCGCCGCCGAGCTGCCGGACCCGCTCAACCCGCCCCCGGGCTGCCCCTTCGCGGGCCGCTGCCCGCGCGTGACCGACGAATGCCGCATTGAAGAGCCGCCGCTGGTGGCCATGGGAGATGATCATCTTGCCGCCTGTTTCCACCCGCTCTGA
- a CDS encoding FadR/GntR family transcriptional regulator — protein MSRPVQVAEAIKSWVVEHGLKAGDRLPAEAELIERFGMAKGTIREAMRILEAQGLVRTRTGPGGGVFVHSVSRERARALLGNYFYFKDLTIADIYQLRQVLEPELVATLAGKLSGAVLAELRSVIDSYAEPSRTIEEEREQHVTSLQFHALLARQSRNPLLSFTIDFMVVLLSDLTVYRELYAPPNIELWKKGREFQIRLVDALRDGKSEEARAIMAEHMKTARALMEGQEAVMMQRFMAG, from the coding sequence ATGAGCCGCCCGGTCCAGGTGGCCGAGGCCATCAAGTCCTGGGTTGTCGAACACGGCCTCAAGGCGGGCGACCGGCTCCCCGCCGAGGCGGAGTTGATCGAACGTTTCGGCATGGCCAAGGGCACCATCCGCGAGGCCATGCGCATCCTCGAGGCCCAAGGCCTCGTCCGCACCCGCACCGGCCCCGGCGGCGGCGTCTTCGTCCACTCCGTCAGCCGCGAGCGGGCGCGGGCGCTGCTGGGCAACTACTTCTACTTCAAGGATCTCACCATCGCCGACATCTACCAGCTCCGGCAGGTGCTGGAGCCCGAGCTGGTCGCCACCCTCGCCGGCAAGCTTTCGGGCGCGGTTCTGGCCGAGCTGAGATCGGTGATCGACAGCTACGCCGAGCCCTCCCGCACCATCGAGGAGGAGCGCGAGCAGCATGTCACCTCGCTCCAGTTCCACGCCCTCCTCGCCCGCCAGTCGCGCAACCCGCTGCTGAGCTTCACCATCGACTTCATGGTCGTCCTGCTCTCCGACCTCACGGTCTACCGCGAGCTCTACGCGCCGCCCAACATCGAGCTCTGGAAGAAGGGCCGCGAGTTCCAGATCCGCCTCGTCGACGCCCTCCGCGACGGCAAGTCCGAAGAGGCCCGCGCGATCATGGCCGAGCACATGAAGACCGCGCGCGCGCTGATGGAGGGTCAGGAGGCGGTCATGATGCAAAGGTTCATGGCCGGCTGA
- a CDS encoding ABC transporter permease: MNPKLRKVAVPIAAVIVFLLLWEFLVWAMGWPNYKMASPSDLVPAYSRYWELFIVMGWQTLWRTLVGLILAIIVGVAIGMVMGFSRTMREALYPLLVGFNAIPKATVVPIVALMFVGAHDFNTVLMAFMISFFPIAVSISIGLSTLEPEYRDILRALGASQSTIFWKIALPKTLPEFFGALKVAVTLAFIGTNLMEIVSPHGRGLGALFDSGKTNSDYPLMFAVLIALAALGILLYYIVVWLESIFAGWAERTPG, translated from the coding sequence ATGAACCCGAAACTGCGCAAGGTGGCGGTGCCGATCGCTGCGGTGATCGTGTTCCTCCTGCTCTGGGAATTCCTTGTTTGGGCAATGGGTTGGCCGAACTACAAGATGGCTTCGCCGTCGGACCTTGTGCCCGCTTACTCGCGCTATTGGGAGCTGTTCATCGTGATGGGATGGCAGACGCTCTGGCGGACGCTGGTGGGGCTGATCCTGGCGATCATCGTGGGCGTGGCGATTGGCATGGTGATGGGCTTTTCGCGCACCATGCGGGAGGCGCTTTACCCGTTGCTGGTGGGCTTCAACGCGATCCCCAAGGCGACCGTCGTTCCCATTGTGGCGCTGATGTTCGTTGGGGCGCATGACTTCAACACGGTGCTCATGGCCTTCATGATCTCGTTCTTTCCGATCGCGGTTTCGATCAGCATTGGCCTCTCGACGCTGGAGCCGGAATATCGTGATATTCTAAGGGCTTTGGGGGCCTCGCAGAGCACGATCTTCTGGAAGATCGCGCTGCCCAAGACGCTGCCGGAGTTCTTTGGGGCGCTGAAAGTGGCCGTCACCCTGGCCTTCATCGGGACCAACCTGATGGAGATCGTCAGCCCGCATGGGCGGGGGCTTGGGGCGTTGTTCGACAGTGGCAAGACCAACTCGGATTACCCGCTGATGTTTGCGGTTCTGATCGCCCTCGCGGCGCTCGGAATCCTGCTTTATTACATCGTGGTCTGGCTCGAGAGCATCTTTGCCGGATGGGCGGAGCGCACGCCGGGGTAG
- a CDS encoding ABC transporter ATP-binding protein, producing the protein MTNLIEIKGVRHAYQTPSGPLPVLDGLDVSVPEGGFVAVVGPSGCGKSTLTRLVAGLMKPDEGEVWLHGERVKGPRATVGMAFQNPVLLEWRTILKNVMLPLEIVPTKMGRKEQEERARYLLHLVGLEGFEDKRPSELSGGMRQRASLCRALVHKPEVLILDEPFGALDAFTREDLWQTMQKVKQAEPFTGVLITHDLRESIYLADQVVVLSGRPARTQYVLDVPARGHDIEQLYTKEAADMLAILRHQIEVAQGRAPAEEGAA; encoded by the coding sequence ATGACGAACCTCATTGAAATCAAGGGCGTGCGCCACGCCTACCAGACGCCGAGCGGACCCCTTCCGGTGCTCGACGGGCTTGATGTTTCTGTCCCGGAGGGCGGCTTTGTGGCCGTTGTCGGCCCCTCGGGCTGCGGCAAGTCCACGCTGACACGGCTGGTGGCCGGGCTGATGAAGCCCGATGAGGGCGAGGTCTGGCTGCACGGAGAGCGCGTGAAGGGGCCGCGTGCGACGGTGGGCATGGCGTTTCAGAATCCGGTGCTGCTGGAGTGGCGGACGATCCTGAAGAACGTGATGCTGCCGCTGGAGATCGTGCCCACGAAGATGGGGCGCAAGGAGCAGGAGGAGCGGGCGCGTTACCTGCTGCACTTGGTCGGGCTGGAAGGCTTTGAAGACAAGCGGCCAAGCGAGCTTTCGGGCGGGATGCGGCAGCGGGCCAGCCTGTGCCGGGCCCTTGTGCACAAGCCCGAAGTGCTCATTCTGGACGAGCCTTTCGGGGCGCTGGATGCCTTTACCCGCGAAGACCTGTGGCAGACCATGCAGAAGGTGAAACAGGCCGAGCCGTTCACCGGCGTTCTGATCACCCACGACCTGCGCGAAAGCATCTACCTGGCCGATCAGGTCGTGGTGCTTTCGGGGCGTCCGGCGCGGACGCAATATGTGCTGGATGTGCCCGCGAGAGGCCATGACATCGAGCAGCTCTATACCAAGGAAGCGGCGGATATGCTGGCGATCCTGCGCCACCAGATCGAGGTGGCACAGGGCCGTGCGCCGGCCGAGGAGGGCGCGGCATGA
- a CDS encoding ABC transporter substrate-binding protein: MAVPFALDWKFEGPSAPYFAAIDNGHFEGAGLSVEITAGSGSLDAIPKVATGAFPVGFADINSLIKFLDQNPGAPVTAVMMIYDKPPFAVIGRKSLGVSEPKDLEGKVLGAPPPDGAWAQFPIFAAENGLDMSTITVEPVGFPTREPMLAEGNVASITGFNFSSYLNLVRLGVPEDDISTILMADYGVDLYGNAIIVNTEWAAENGDTLKAFLAAIAAGWKDAIADPAAATASLMERNPAADAELEERRLQMSIDANVLTDYAMESGFGTIDEDRLASSVEQIKSTYEFVNEPDVSAYFTEEYLPEGGFALK; this comes from the coding sequence ATGGCCGTGCCCTTTGCGCTGGACTGGAAGTTTGAAGGCCCCTCGGCCCCCTACTTCGCCGCCATCGACAACGGCCACTTCGAAGGCGCGGGTCTCTCCGTGGAGATCACCGCAGGCTCCGGCTCGCTCGACGCGATCCCGAAAGTGGCCACCGGCGCCTTTCCCGTGGGCTTTGCCGACATCAACTCGCTCATCAAGTTCCTCGACCAGAACCCCGGCGCCCCTGTCACCGCGGTGATGATGATCTACGACAAGCCGCCCTTCGCCGTGATCGGCCGTAAGTCGCTGGGCGTCAGCGAGCCGAAGGACCTAGAGGGCAAGGTGCTGGGTGCACCGCCCCCCGATGGCGCCTGGGCGCAGTTCCCGATCTTTGCCGCCGAGAACGGGCTCGACATGAGCACGATCACGGTGGAGCCTGTGGGCTTTCCGACCCGGGAGCCGATGCTGGCCGAGGGCAACGTGGCCTCGATCACCGGCTTCAACTTCAGCTCCTATCTCAACCTCGTGCGCCTTGGCGTTCCGGAGGACGATATCTCGACAATCTTAATGGCTGATTACGGGGTGGACCTTTACGGGAATGCGATCATCGTCAACACCGAGTGGGCCGCCGAGAATGGCGATACGCTGAAGGCCTTTCTGGCCGCCATCGCTGCGGGCTGGAAAGACGCGATTGCCGATCCGGCGGCGGCCACCGCCAGCCTGATGGAGCGCAACCCGGCCGCCGATGCGGAGCTGGAGGAGCGCCGGTTGCAGATGTCGATCGATGCCAACGTGCTGACCGACTACGCCATGGAAAGCGGCTTTGGCACCATCGACGAGGACCGTCTGGCCAGCTCGGTGGAGCAGATCAAAAGCACCTACGAGTTCGTCAACGAGCCCGATGTTTCGGCCTATTTCACCGAAGAATATCTGCCCGAAGGTGGGTTTGCGCTGAAGTGA